The following proteins come from a genomic window of Pseudomonas hygromyciniae:
- the flgM gene encoding flagellar biosynthesis anti-sigma factor FlgM has translation MVIDFSRLNSAQATPGGTRTNAAKDSVEAKAPALPAKAEQTASTQSGESVHLSNEAQQLQKITDSLRDQPVVNKARVAELKQAIADGSYQIDNDRLAGKIIKAER, from the coding sequence ATGGTCATTGATTTCAGCCGATTGAACAGCGCCCAGGCGACGCCCGGCGGCACGCGTACCAACGCGGCCAAGGACAGCGTTGAAGCCAAGGCCCCGGCACTGCCCGCCAAGGCAGAACAAACCGCTTCGACCCAAAGTGGCGAATCGGTGCATTTGAGCAACGAGGCTCAACAGTTGCAGAAGATCACGGACTCGCTGCGCGATCAGCCGGTTGTCAATAAAGCCCGCGTGGCCGAGTTGAAACAGGCGATTGCCGATGGCAGCTATCAGATCGACAACGACCGTTTAGCCGGCAAAATCATCAAAGCCGAGCGCTAG
- a CDS encoding flagellar brake protein, with amino-acid sequence MFNTLSAEDAPQPPKVLTTPLEIASTLRLLQESHDPLIITFHERNQRFQSYLVEVDKDSKTLSLDEMIPPEGERYLENGEAFRIEGFHEGVRVAWESNGTLTIGAKDGHRIYKGSLPEEVVYHQRRNAFRAALKLAQLVNIELGGEKLKSPLSGKLLDISATGCKLRFEGDISERLQLGQVYDRFIAALPFGSMTTAVELRYLHFEERINTTFAGVRFHNMSGLVQRQVERFVYQLQREARRFDKDDDM; translated from the coding sequence GTGTTCAACACCCTTAGCGCGGAAGATGCTCCGCAGCCACCCAAGGTCCTCACCACCCCTCTGGAAATTGCCAGCACCCTGCGGCTGCTGCAAGAGAGCCACGACCCGCTGATCATCACCTTCCACGAACGCAACCAGCGCTTCCAGAGCTACCTGGTGGAGGTCGACAAGGACAGCAAGACCCTGAGCCTGGACGAAATGATCCCGCCCGAAGGTGAACGCTACCTGGAGAATGGCGAAGCGTTTCGTATCGAAGGCTTTCATGAGGGCGTGCGCGTGGCCTGGGAGAGCAATGGCACCCTGACCATTGGCGCAAAGGACGGCCACCGTATCTACAAGGGCAGCCTGCCGGAAGAAGTGGTCTACCATCAGCGGCGCAATGCCTTTCGTGCGGCATTGAAGCTGGCGCAACTGGTAAATATCGAATTGGGCGGCGAGAAACTCAAGTCGCCCCTCAGCGGCAAGTTGCTGGATATCTCCGCCACCGGCTGCAAGCTACGCTTTGAAGGTGACATCTCCGAGCGCCTGCAACTGGGCCAGGTCTACGACCGCTTTATCGCCGCCCTGCCCTTTGGCAGCATGACCACGGCGGTGGAGTTGCGTTACCTGCACTTTGAAGAAAGGATCAACACCACCTTTGCCGGCGTGCGCTTCCACAACATGAGCGGTCTGGTGCAGCGCCAGGTCGAGCGTTTTGTCTACCAACTGCAGCGCGAGGCGCGACGGTTCGATAAAGACGACGACATGTAA
- the flgA gene encoding flagellar basal body P-ring formation chaperone FlgA, translated as MDIKTTVSRRLRSPQYRRLLCAWMALLALGAGHQARADNVTLPDLLIGVTQGFLEFTVEDYLATTQTPGRYEIQVNQLDPRLRMPMCDKELTGSLESPAQPIGRVTVRVRCDGSSPWTVFVPAQVRLFRDVVTVTRPLKRTGIIGFEDVALRERDISQISQGYLTSVDQAVGQKLTRPMVTDQVITLVHLEQAEVVRKGDHVVISASSGGLNVKMPGEALANGGMSEQIRVKNLNSKRVIKARVTAPGQVEVAL; from the coding sequence ATGGACATCAAAACGACAGTTTCCCGACGCCTTCGCTCGCCACAGTACCGCAGATTGCTCTGCGCCTGGATGGCGTTGCTTGCCTTGGGCGCAGGCCACCAGGCCCGTGCCGACAACGTCACCTTGCCTGATCTGCTTATCGGCGTCACTCAAGGCTTTCTTGAGTTCACTGTAGAAGATTATCTGGCAACCACCCAGACACCGGGCCGTTATGAAATCCAGGTCAACCAGTTGGACCCGCGTTTGCGCATGCCCATGTGTGACAAGGAATTGACAGGTTCCCTGGAAAGCCCCGCCCAGCCCATCGGCCGCGTGACCGTGCGCGTGCGCTGCGACGGCAGCTCGCCCTGGACCGTGTTCGTGCCGGCCCAGGTCCGCTTGTTTCGCGACGTAGTGACCGTCACTCGCCCGCTCAAGCGTACCGGCATCATCGGCTTTGAAGACGTTGCGCTGCGTGAACGGGACATCAGCCAGATTAGTCAGGGCTACCTCACCTCCGTGGACCAGGCCGTCGGGCAGAAACTGACCCGACCAATGGTCACCGACCAGGTCATTACCCTGGTTCACCTGGAACAGGCAGAAGTGGTGCGCAAGGGCGACCATGTGGTGATATCCGCCAGCAGCGGCGGCCTGAACGTGAAAATGCCGGGGGAAGCCCTGGCCAACGGCGGGATGAGCGAACAGATTCGCGTGAAGAACCTCAACTCCAAGCGTGTGATCAAGGCCCGGGTGACAGCCCCAGGCCAGGTGGAGGTGGCTTTATAG
- a CDS encoding TIR domain-containing protein — MARAKAPTTTVAPKLKLTPDQIQRGIQRLQDRITELEGFDVSELNGEGDSPKLTALATSIQDTLERCFGENTSVYYRLSSAANLHFFPGYYSSDYPLRHHYVTGTQENIQQSILMLAEAQRTLREDLADHDHAAIPVSSTDLDNVKPALSRRVFVVHGHDEGARETVARFLMQLGFEPIILHEQANQGRTVMEKVEAHGQVDFAVVLLTPDDEGCAKGGKPEPRARENVLLELGYFLGRLGRAKVCALKRGTLEIPSDFAGVVWESMEGNSWKQALGRELEAAGHEIDWNKVMRG; from the coding sequence ATGGCCCGCGCTAAAGCTCCCACCACTACCGTCGCTCCCAAACTCAAATTGACCCCAGACCAAATACAGCGGGGGATTCAACGCCTTCAAGATCGCATAACCGAGTTGGAAGGTTTTGATGTATCAGAACTCAATGGTGAGGGAGACTCACCAAAACTGACCGCCCTCGCAACGTCAATTCAAGACACCCTAGAGCGATGCTTTGGTGAAAACACCTCGGTTTATTACCGCCTCTCATCCGCAGCAAACCTGCACTTCTTCCCTGGGTATTACTCATCTGACTACCCGCTTAGGCATCATTACGTGACTGGCACTCAGGAAAATATTCAGCAATCAATCCTAATGCTTGCAGAGGCGCAGCGAACGCTTAGGGAAGACCTCGCGGACCACGATCATGCGGCGATTCCTGTTTCTTCTACCGACCTAGACAATGTGAAGCCAGCGTTATCACGCCGCGTATTTGTAGTGCATGGCCATGATGAAGGCGCACGTGAGACCGTGGCTCGATTTTTGATGCAGCTGGGCTTTGAGCCGATCATTTTGCACGAGCAAGCCAATCAGGGCCGTACGGTCATGGAGAAGGTCGAAGCACATGGACAAGTGGATTTTGCCGTGGTGCTGCTGACGCCGGACGACGAGGGGTGTGCCAAGGGTGGCAAGCCGGAGCCGCGAGCCCGGGAGAACGTCCTGCTGGAGTTGGGCTATTTTCTGGGCCGTTTAGGCCGCGCCAAGGTCTGTGCGTTGAAACGCGGCACTCTGGAGATTCCTAGTGATTTTGCTGGTGTGGTGTGGGAGTCCATGGAAGGTAATAGCTGGAAACAAGCCTTGGGCCGTGAGCTTGAAGCCGCCGGTCATGAGATCGATTGGAACAAGGTCATGCGGGGGTAA
- the brxL gene encoding protease Lon-related BREX system protein BrxL, which yields MTLISDSENLDLDLDGRLNEFFMGKVVRKDLTKRLKEGINVPVYVLEYLLGMYCASDNEEVIADGLETVKRILSENYVRPDEAEKVKSKIRERGSFKIIDKVSVSLNERRDIYQALFMNLGVKDAEIPSRFIKEFEKLLAGGIWCIVTMNYLFEEGAKGSPFTVHDLKPIQMPNMDMDALLEARKHFTEDQWIDVLLRSTGMEPAHFNARTKWHLLTRMIAFVENNYNCCELGPRGTGKSHIYKEVSPNSILVSGGQTTVANLFYNMSRRQIGLVGMWDVVAFDEVAGISFKDKDGVQIMKDFMASGSFARGRDSISASASMMFVGNINQPVDTLVKTSHLLAPFPSAMIDSAFFDRFHAYIPGWEVPKMRPEFFTNRYGLITDYLAEFMREMRKRNFADAIDRYFKLGNNLNQRDTIAVRRTVSGLLKLLHPSADYDREAVRRCLEYALEARRRVKEQLKKIGGMEFYDVHFSYIDADTLEETFISVPEQGGGGLIPEGQGKPGVMHLVSTGANGHLGLYRLETQVTAGSGRLNMSGLGNSSSAKEALKVAFDYFKANISRVSAASKVGDHDYHLHAVELHNTGAPKALTLAGFVAYCSVLMQRPLQAQMVVLGDMSLGGNVIPVENLAECMQVAFDAGAKRILLPMASVTDIPTVPGELFAKFQTSFYSDPVDAAFKALGVS from the coding sequence ATGACTTTGATTTCTGACAGTGAAAACCTCGATCTAGACCTTGATGGCCGCCTGAACGAGTTCTTCATGGGCAAGGTGGTCCGCAAGGATCTCACCAAGCGATTGAAGGAAGGTATCAACGTACCTGTTTACGTTCTTGAGTATCTGCTCGGGATGTACTGTGCATCAGATAACGAAGAAGTGATTGCAGACGGTCTGGAGACGGTCAAGCGCATTCTCTCAGAGAACTACGTGCGCCCCGACGAAGCCGAGAAGGTGAAGTCGAAGATCCGTGAGCGAGGTAGCTTCAAGATCATCGACAAGGTTTCCGTGAGCCTGAACGAGCGTCGAGATATTTACCAGGCGCTGTTCATGAACCTGGGGGTCAAGGATGCCGAAATACCCAGTCGCTTTATCAAAGAGTTCGAGAAGCTGCTGGCGGGCGGTATCTGGTGCATCGTGACGATGAACTATTTGTTCGAAGAGGGCGCCAAAGGCTCACCTTTCACAGTCCATGATCTGAAGCCGATCCAGATGCCAAATATGGACATGGATGCGCTGCTGGAGGCTCGGAAACACTTCACAGAAGATCAGTGGATAGACGTACTGTTACGTTCGACGGGTATGGAACCGGCTCATTTTAACGCGCGTACGAAGTGGCACCTCCTTACGCGGATGATCGCTTTCGTGGAAAACAACTACAACTGCTGTGAATTGGGGCCACGCGGTACCGGTAAAAGTCACATCTACAAAGAAGTCAGCCCGAACAGCATTCTGGTTTCAGGTGGTCAAACGACGGTTGCGAACCTCTTTTACAACATGTCTCGGCGTCAGATCGGCTTGGTCGGGATGTGGGACGTCGTTGCGTTTGATGAAGTGGCGGGTATCTCATTCAAGGACAAGGATGGGGTCCAGATCATGAAAGATTTCATGGCCTCGGGCTCCTTTGCTCGTGGCCGGGACTCCATTTCCGCATCCGCAAGCATGATGTTCGTAGGTAACATCAATCAGCCTGTAGACACACTGGTGAAGACCAGCCATCTCTTGGCTCCGTTTCCCTCAGCAATGATCGACTCAGCATTCTTTGATCGTTTCCACGCCTACATTCCTGGGTGGGAAGTACCTAAGATGCGGCCTGAGTTTTTTACAAATCGCTATGGGTTGATCACTGATTATCTAGCCGAGTTCATGCGCGAAATGCGTAAGCGTAATTTCGCTGATGCCATAGACCGCTATTTCAAGCTTGGGAATAATCTGAATCAGAGGGACACCATTGCAGTGCGGCGTACGGTTTCTGGTCTCCTCAAGCTGCTGCACCCCAGCGCAGATTATGATCGCGAGGCAGTCCGCCGTTGCCTTGAATATGCATTGGAGGCGCGTCGAAGGGTAAAAGAACAGTTGAAGAAAATCGGGGGAATGGAGTTTTACGATGTCCACTTTTCTTACATCGATGCGGACACGTTGGAAGAGACGTTCATCAGCGTGCCGGAGCAGGGCGGTGGTGGACTTATTCCTGAGGGCCAAGGCAAGCCAGGAGTGATGCACCTCGTGTCCACAGGCGCTAACGGACATCTGGGGTTGTACCGTCTGGAGACGCAGGTGACGGCAGGTAGCGGGCGGCTGAATATGTCTGGTCTTGGGAATAGCTCTTCCGCTAAGGAAGCGCTGAAGGTTGCCTTTGATTACTTCAAAGCAAACATCAGTCGGGTGAGTGCTGCGTCAAAAGTGGGGGATCACGACTATCACCTTCATGCGGTCGAGCTTCATAACACGGGCGCACCTAAGGCGCTGACTCTCGCTGGGTTTGTAGCTTACTGTTCCGTGCTGATGCAGAGACCACTCCAGGCGCAGATGGTTGTGCTCGGCGATATGAGCTTGGGTGGCAATGTGATTCCAGTCGAAAACCTCGCAGAATGCATGCAAGTGGCATTTGACGCTGGCGCGAAACGGATTCTCTTGCCTATGGCTAGCGTTACCGATATTCCGACTGTGCCTGGCGAGCTATTCGCGAAATTTCAAACAAGTTTTTACAGCGATCCGGTAGATGCCGCTTTTAAGGCTCTGGGTGTCAGCTGA
- a CDS encoding integrase, protein MAGNSQDKRVNDQRLRGLGDGGTLTESMLGRGTGSILFKKVGAVTTAYYRWTINKKAGLLSIGQYRSTPNAPGLTLAEIREKARDLVAILLEHGNPKAYLEKNAAQEEAQRVVDAKISDDASRVGTFQDLLDNYCDDLLARGRVKAKQVAGMFKLHVSTPFPEIVAKPARDITVYDITTILKHVLAGKPKNRGKNHTTPAPASNMRSTTDTLHGYLSTAFEKARSSITSLERKVEDSKNFDITTNPVSGVGGLEDVYKGDTESLEQAELAELLIYLDTLPDRQRAIALAPIYFGGQRLKMLAALKWERVSDDGITLIDIKGKGKPRLYFLPFTPRITEIIKPLLDLRLSAEGPFALTHNLIRADAFSKLFSEAGTRLSEAGGSDEAASKTRYFTWKNIRVSAETMLAGIGISRETRAHILSHGRSSVQNKFYDRNSYLVEKTEALTKWGDFLDNIRQKKYRPDLKIQSLNELRGDDYK, encoded by the coding sequence ATGGCAGGCAATAGCCAAGACAAACGCGTCAACGATCAACGACTAAGAGGGCTCGGCGACGGGGGCACTCTTACCGAGTCTATGCTAGGTCGCGGGACTGGGAGCATCCTGTTTAAAAAAGTAGGCGCCGTTACGACAGCTTACTACCGCTGGACAATTAACAAAAAAGCAGGACTTTTGAGCATAGGCCAATACCGATCCACTCCCAATGCTCCCGGCCTCACGCTAGCGGAAATCCGAGAGAAGGCACGCGACCTCGTCGCAATTTTGCTGGAGCACGGCAACCCCAAGGCATATCTAGAGAAAAACGCGGCGCAGGAGGAGGCTCAACGCGTGGTCGATGCGAAAATCTCCGATGACGCATCTAGAGTGGGTACATTTCAGGACCTTCTAGATAATTACTGTGACGACCTTCTGGCCAGAGGAAGAGTGAAAGCAAAGCAGGTCGCGGGCATGTTCAAGCTCCACGTTAGCACCCCCTTCCCCGAGATTGTGGCAAAACCAGCCCGTGATATCACTGTTTATGACATCACGACCATCCTTAAACACGTCCTGGCCGGAAAGCCAAAAAATCGAGGCAAAAATCACACCACTCCCGCCCCCGCCTCTAACATGCGTTCGACCACCGACACCCTGCATGGCTACCTTAGTACCGCGTTTGAAAAAGCGCGGAGCAGCATTACCAGTCTTGAACGAAAGGTCGAAGATTCGAAGAATTTTGATATCACTACCAACCCAGTATCAGGTGTCGGAGGCCTAGAAGATGTTTACAAAGGTGATACCGAGTCGCTTGAGCAAGCTGAGCTTGCTGAACTGCTTATCTATCTCGACACCCTGCCGGATCGACAAAGAGCGATCGCACTTGCCCCAATCTATTTTGGTGGACAACGTCTTAAAATGCTCGCTGCCCTTAAGTGGGAACGAGTTTCTGACGACGGCATTACGCTGATTGATATCAAAGGCAAGGGAAAGCCAAGGCTCTATTTTCTGCCTTTTACACCCCGTATTACCGAAATAATTAAGCCACTGCTCGACCTGCGTCTCAGCGCGGAAGGGCCTTTCGCCTTGACCCATAACTTGATACGAGCTGACGCCTTTAGCAAACTATTTAGCGAGGCTGGAACCCGCCTCAGCGAAGCCGGTGGGTCAGATGAGGCAGCGTCCAAGACCCGCTATTTCACTTGGAAAAACATTCGAGTATCTGCCGAGACAATGCTGGCAGGCATCGGGATTAGTCGGGAAACTAGGGCCCACATCCTCTCGCACGGGAGATCGTCCGTACAAAACAAGTTCTATGATCGGAACAGCTATCTTGTTGAGAAAACCGAAGCTCTCACGAAGTGGGGAGACTTTCTAGACAACATTCGGCAAAAAAAGTACCGCCCTGATCTGAAAATACAATCCCTCAACGAGCTTCGCGGGGATGACTACAAGTGA
- a CDS encoding helix-turn-helix transcriptional regulator, with protein MNEVISDRFLSIKQAANLFNVSTRTIGRWEKAGQLPPKTRLSHKTVGWRASRFQEFMDTL; from the coding sequence ATGAATGAAGTAATTTCTGATCGTTTTTTGAGCATTAAACAAGCAGCGAATCTATTTAACGTGTCAACACGGACTATCGGCCGCTGGGAGAAAGCCGGGCAACTGCCTCCGAAAACGCGACTAAGTCATAAGACGGTTGGCTGGCGAGCAAGCCGGTTTCAAGAGTTTATGGATACACTGTGA
- a CDS encoding chemotaxis protein CheV, with translation MAGVMDSVNQRTQLVGQNRLELLLFRLDGKQLYGINVFKVREVLQCPKLTIMPKSNPVVCGVANIRGSTIPILDLAMATGSAGLQDRESPFVIITEYNTKTQGFLVRSVERIVNMNWEEIHPPPKGTGRDHYLTAVTRVDNQLVEIIDVEKILAEVAPTSEHISVGVVDEQTQQKAVSLRVLTVDDSSVARKQVSRCLQTVGVEVVALNDGRQALDYLRKLVDEGKKPEEEFLMMISDIEMPEMDGYTLTAEIRNDPRMQKLHIILHTSLSGVFNQAMVKKVGADDFLAKFRPDDLASRVVERIKSADHG, from the coding sequence ATGGCGGGTGTAATGGATTCAGTGAACCAGCGCACACAGCTGGTAGGGCAGAATCGCCTGGAGTTGTTGCTGTTTCGACTCGATGGCAAGCAGCTATATGGCATCAACGTCTTCAAGGTGCGGGAGGTGCTGCAATGTCCCAAGCTCACCATAATGCCCAAGTCCAACCCGGTGGTGTGTGGCGTGGCCAACATCCGTGGCTCGACGATTCCGATTCTTGACCTGGCGATGGCCACCGGTTCTGCTGGTTTGCAGGATCGCGAGAGCCCGTTTGTGATCATCACCGAGTACAACACCAAGACCCAGGGTTTCCTGGTGCGCTCGGTGGAACGTATCGTCAACATGAACTGGGAAGAGATCCATCCACCACCCAAGGGCACCGGGCGTGATCACTACCTCACGGCAGTGACGCGGGTCGATAACCAGTTGGTGGAAATCATCGACGTTGAGAAGATCCTCGCGGAGGTGGCGCCGACTTCGGAGCATATTTCGGTGGGTGTGGTGGATGAACAGACCCAGCAGAAGGCCGTGTCCCTTCGGGTGTTGACGGTGGATGACTCCTCTGTGGCACGCAAGCAGGTGTCCCGTTGTCTGCAGACCGTTGGTGTCGAAGTGGTGGCTCTCAATGACGGCCGCCAGGCCCTGGACTATCTGCGCAAGCTGGTGGACGAAGGCAAGAAGCCGGAAGAAGAGTTCTTGATGATGATTTCCGACATCGAGATGCCGGAAATGGACGGCTACACCCTCACGGCCGAGATACGCAACGACCCACGCATGCAAAAATTGCATATCATCCTGCATACTTCATTGTCCGGTGTATTCAACCAGGCAATGGTCAAGAAGGTCGGTGCCGATGACTTCCTGGCCAAATTCCGTCCTGATGACCTGGCTTCCCGGGTCGTCGAACGGATCAAATCTGCAGATCACGGCTAG
- a CDS encoding flagella synthesis protein FlgN codes for MHDENLLQLINEDLAPAQHLLELLQEEFVALYGRDMRLLEDILARKQSLIILLEQHGQKRSQILLSLGLPADHSGLEQLASHSSVGDQLLAQSAALNQLLINCQEANVLNGQSIQLQQATTANQLRILHGGEPPALYNAQGSTSRLVKPSTLSQA; via the coding sequence ATGCACGACGAAAATCTGCTGCAACTGATCAATGAAGACCTGGCTCCCGCGCAACACCTGCTGGAGCTGCTTCAAGAAGAATTCGTGGCCCTCTATGGCCGCGATATGCGCCTGCTGGAAGATATCCTGGCACGCAAGCAATCGCTGATCATCCTGCTCGAACAACACGGCCAGAAACGCAGCCAGATCCTGCTCAGCCTGGGCCTGCCCGCTGACCACAGCGGCCTGGAACAGCTGGCCAGCCATTCGTCGGTCGGCGACCAGTTGCTGGCCCAGAGCGCAGCACTCAATCAGTTGTTGATCAACTGCCAAGAGGCCAATGTACTCAATGGCCAGTCGATCCAACTGCAGCAAGCCACCACCGCCAACCAGTTGCGCATCCTGCATGGTGGCGAACCTCCAGCGCTGTATAACGCCCAAGGCTCTACCTCACGGCTGGTCAAGCCCAGCACCCTCAGCCAAGCCTGA
- a CDS encoding MFS transporter has translation MRQIWKSFRALYFASLMMLIGSGLLSTYLALRLAADNVDSLWVGALMAANYFGLVLGGKIGHRLIARVGHIRAYATCAGIVGAAVLGHGLVDWLPAWIVLRIIVGLGMMCQYMVIESWLNEQADAKQRGVVFSGYMIASYLGLVLGQLILVMHPQLGLELLMLVALCFALCLVPVAMTRRIHPAPLHPAPMEPRFFIKRVPQSLSTVLGAGLIVGSFYGLAPLYAAQQGLSTEQVGLFMGSCIFAGLLVQWPLGWLSDRYDRALLIRCFALALAVAALPLAIMTQVPLEVLFIAGFLCSLVQFCLYPLAVAFSNDHVEGDRRVSLTAMLLVTYGVGASIGPLLAGVVMKLFGNQMLYAFFSLCALILVWRIRPKAVTNLHQVDDAPLHHVAMPDSMSSSPLVAALDPRVDEQVVQDQMQTAVPEPEPEAEPEVAPQPEPEPPQHPDPDDHPHDLSRARP, from the coding sequence ATGCGCCAGATCTGGAAATCTTTTCGAGCCCTTTATTTTGCCTCCTTGATGATGCTGATCGGCTCCGGCCTGCTCAGTACTTACCTGGCCTTGCGCCTGGCGGCGGATAACGTCGACAGCCTGTGGGTCGGTGCGCTGATGGCCGCCAACTATTTTGGCTTGGTGCTGGGCGGCAAGATCGGGCATCGCCTGATCGCCCGGGTTGGTCACATACGCGCCTATGCTACCTGTGCCGGGATTGTCGGCGCGGCAGTGCTGGGTCATGGCCTGGTGGATTGGCTGCCGGCCTGGATCGTCCTGCGGATCATTGTCGGCCTGGGCATGATGTGCCAGTACATGGTCATCGAGAGCTGGCTCAACGAACAGGCAGATGCCAAGCAGCGCGGCGTGGTGTTCAGCGGTTATATGATCGCGTCGTACCTGGGCCTGGTGCTGGGCCAGTTGATTCTGGTCATGCACCCTCAGTTGGGGCTTGAGTTGCTGATGCTGGTGGCATTGTGTTTTGCCCTGTGCCTGGTGCCGGTCGCCATGACCCGGCGTATTCACCCTGCGCCTTTGCATCCGGCGCCGATGGAGCCGCGCTTCTTTATCAAGCGCGTGCCGCAGTCCCTGAGTACGGTGTTGGGGGCCGGCCTGATCGTCGGTTCCTTCTACGGCCTGGCGCCGCTGTATGCGGCTCAGCAGGGGCTGAGTACCGAGCAGGTCGGTCTGTTCATGGGTAGCTGCATTTTTGCCGGCCTGTTGGTGCAATGGCCATTGGGCTGGCTGTCGGATCGGTATGACCGTGCGCTGCTGATTCGCTGTTTCGCCCTGGCCCTGGCGGTGGCTGCGTTGCCGCTGGCGATCATGACCCAGGTGCCGCTGGAGGTGCTGTTTATCGCCGGCTTCCTGTGTTCATTGGTGCAGTTCTGCCTCTACCCGCTGGCCGTGGCATTTTCCAACGACCATGTCGAAGGTGATCGCCGGGTGTCCCTCACAGCGATGTTGCTGGTGACCTATGGGGTGGGCGCGAGTATCGGGCCGTTGCTGGCGGGTGTGGTCATGAAGCTGTTTGGCAACCAGATGCTCTATGCGTTCTTTAGCTTGTGCGCGTTGATCCTGGTCTGGCGCATTCGACCCAAGGCTGTGACCAACCTGCATCAGGTGGACGACGCGCCGCTGCATCACGTGGCGATGCCCGACAGCATGTCCAGCTCGCCATTGGTGGCCGCCCTCGACCCGCGTGTCGATGAACAGGTGGTACAGGACCAGATGCAAACCGCCGTGCCTGAGCCTGAGCCCGAGGCAGAGCCTGAAGTTGCGCCGCAACCCGAGCCTGAGCCGCCGCAGCATCCCGATCCGGATGATCACCCGCATGACCTGAGTCGGGCCCGTCCCTGA